The following proteins are encoded in a genomic region of Brachypodium distachyon strain Bd21 chromosome 1, Brachypodium_distachyon_v3.0, whole genome shotgun sequence:
- the LOC100830880 gene encoding dirigent protein 21 — translation MASCSPLLLLAVLLAVSSSPSLVPVAAQYPGDWLTHITVYMHETVSGRHATMLRSVQSPLGGNSMFGTVNVLDNELRDGPDRWASNLVGRFQGLFVGSGVVSPPGLMTSMNVVFTAGKYNGSTLALLGPVLDFEAPVERSLVGGTGRFRMARGYSVMTSVRNYTTPDSVVLVDKIDLYAKIRYQEITLTPPEKFTRESLFDE, via the coding sequence ATGGCTTCCTGCTCGCCGCTGCTGTTGCTCGCCGTCCTGCTGGCCGTATCGTCATCGCCGTCCCTcgtgccggtggcggcgcagtACCCCGGCGACTGGCTGACGCACATCACCGTGTACATGCACGAGACGGTCTCCGGCCGGCACGCCACGATGCTGAGGTCCGTGCAGTCCCCGCTGGGCGGCAACTCCATGTTCGGCACGGTGAACGTGCTGGACAACGAGCTGCGCGACGGGCCGGACCGGTGGGCCTCGAACCTCGTGGGTCGGTTCCAGGGCCTGTTCGTCGGGTCCGGGGTGGTGAGCCCGCCGGGCCTGATGACGTCGATGAACGTGGTGTTCACGGCGGGCAAGTACAACGGGAGCACGCTCGCGTTGCTGGGCCCCGTGCTGGACTTCGAGGCCCCCGTGGAGCGCTCCTTGGTGGGCGGCACCGGCCGCTTCAGGATGGCCCGTGGCTACTCCGTCATGACCTCCGTGAGGAACTACACCACGCCGGACTccgtcgtcctcgtcgacaAGATCGACCTCTACGCCAAGATCCGTTATCAAGAAATCACCTTGACGCC